Genomic segment of Paenibacillaceae bacterium GAS479:
ATGAGGGCGTAAGCACGAGTGACAAGATTGATATTTATCGGAGCGAGATTCCATCTTACTACGAGGAGTATATCGATGAGTTCGTGCGCTCGAACACGGGTCAGCCGGATTTAAGCGATGCACTGCTGGAGGAAACTTCTCGGGTTGCCAAGAGCCAGAGTTATGCTGTGCCAGCTGAAGTTTTTTACAAGCTGCCGGCTCTCACAACCGCCCAAGTAGCTGAGATGCGCCAGGTAGCGGTCAACGTCGTGCGCAAGCTGTCTGCGGAACCGATCCGCGAGGCGGAGACGGCAAGAGCCAAAGTAGCAGAGCTGGTCAACGCCAGCTCGCTGACCCAGCGATCCACCCGCGAGATTGTACAGGAGCTGGCGCGCATGTCACTCATGCCGAACAAGTTCCTCGACAGCGCAGCTACAGAGGAGACGCAACGGCTAGCTCGCGAGAGTACGACGCCAGTCATCATCAAGGAAGGCGGCGTCATCGTCAAGAAGGGCGAGGTTGTAACGCAGGAGAAGTATGATATGCTTGCCGGAGCTGGTATGCTGGGAGGACACCGTACGTATTGGACGGAGCTCGGAATGTTGCTGACGAGTCTGCTCTTCCTGCTCGTTATCATGGTGTATCTGTATCAGACCGGGCGCATTGGAGGCGTCAAGCCTAGATACAACAACATGCATTTGTTCATGCTCTGGCTCATCCTGTTTTTGAACTTTGTCCTGATGCAGGCGACGACGCTGGCGCAATCCAATTTAATGCCTTATGTGGGCTATTTGGCTCCCGTTGCAGTCGGCACCATGTTAATTACGCTGCTGCTCGATAAACATTTGGCAATCGTTTGTTCTTTTATTTTTGTCATTATGGGCAGCATCATTTTCAATCATGATGTTAACCTGATTTTTGACTTCCGGTATGGGTTTGTCATCTGTGTCGTCTCGTTCAGCGCGATTTTTACGGTGCACCGGGCGAGCCAGCGCTCAGCCATACTGAAGGCAGGCATTATGGCCAGTCTGTTCGGGACGGTGACGGTGCTGGCTGTACTGCTGCTCGGCGATCTACCGGATCGCACGGAGATGCTTTACTCTCTCGGCTTCGCCTTCGGAAGCGGACTTATGACAGCGGTGCTTGTCATCGGGCTGATGCCTTTCTTCGAGCTTAGCTTCGGCATTTTGTCTGCGCTCAAGCTCGTTGAGCTGTCTAGTCCGAACCACCCGCTGCTGCGAAAGCTGTTGACAGAGACGCCAGGAACCTATCACCATAGCGTGATGGTCGGCAACTTATCCGAAGCGGCAGCCGAGGTCATTGGGGCGGATGGACTGTTGTGCCGGGTTGGATCGTTCTACCATGATATCGGTAAGACGAAACGCCCGAGCTATTTTATCGAAAACCAGTCGAATATGGAAAATCCGCATGACAGCATGGATCCTAAGCTGAGCAAGTCGATCATTGTTGCGCATGCGCGAGACGGGGTGGACATGCTCAAGCAGCACAACATCCCGAAGCCGCTCCGCGATATTGCTGAGCAGCATCATGGCACGACATCGCTTAAGTTCTTTTACATCAAGGCGGTTAAGGGGGCAGAGGCGGACGGAATCGAGCCCGAGTTCACCGAAGACGATTTCCGTTATCCCGGCCCAAAAGCTCAGTCCAAGGAAGCTGCGATTGTAGGCATCGCGGACTGTGTGGAGGCGGCGGTGAGAAGCTTGCGTAACCCAACGATGGAGAATGTGGAGTCAATGATCCAAAAAATAATCAAAAGCCGTCTGGACGATGGTCAGTTCAACGAATGCGATCTTACGCTCAAGGAATTGGACAAAATCGGTCAGACGCTTAAGGAAGCCGTTATCGGCATTTTCCATTCCCGGATCGAGTATCCAGAAGAGGTTAAACCAAAGGAGAAACTGGCATGAGTTTGACAATGGATTGGAGCAGCGAGCAGGATAAGATGGACATCCCTGCCGCCTGGGGACAAAGGCTGGAGCAATTGCTGGTGCTGGCTGGGCAAGCGGAAGGGATTTCGGAGGGCGAAGTTGCCGTTACTTTCGTTGACGATGACCGGATCCACGAGCTGAACCGCGAATACCGCGGTATCGACCGGCCAACGGATGTGCTCAGCTTTGCCATGCAGGAGGATGGAGAGGATGAACTCGGCATCGTGTTCGAAGTAGAGGAAGAAAACGAAGAGCTTCCTTTCATCGAACCGCTCGGAGATATCATCATTTCTGTTGAAACGGCCGCTCGCCAAGCGGAGGAATACGGACATTCACTGGAAAGAGAAATCGGATTCCTGTTCGTGCATGGTTTTCTGCATCTGATCGGATACGATCATCAGGATGCGGAAGCTGAGGCTGTCATGACAGCCAAACAGGAAGCGGTGCTGCAGCAGGCCGGCTTGACGCGGAGCTGAATTAACGATGGGCTTCATGCGTAGCTTGTCCCTTGCTTGGTCGGGCATTTTACACGCGGTCCGAACCGAGAGGCATATGAAAGTGCACTTGACAGCCGCGGTTGCCGTGACAGCTCTTGGCGCCATTCTCGATTTGAGCTCACTGGAATGGGCGGCTCTCGTGTTCGCGATGGGACTTGTTTTTGTAGCTGAGCTAGTTAATACCGCCATCGAACGAGCAGTAGACCTTGCCTCGGGCGGTGAAAGGCATCCACTGGCGAAGCAGGCTAAAGATGCTTCCGCCGGTGCGGTGCTGGTCTGTGCAGTTGTCGCTGTTATCATTGGTTTTCTTGTGTTGGGGCCGCCTTTATGGCGGCTTCTGACGACTTAATGGATTATTATTTAATCCGGTTCGTAGAGAATCGGCTAAGGAGAGAGTTTATGAGCGTTAATAACCATCTAGAGCAACTTGCCCTACAATTAGCTGAACCAGCGCGCGAAGCTATGCGTCGCGCTTACGTGCCTTACTCGCATTTTCAAGTTGGAGCGGCATTGCTGGACGAGCACGGTCATATTCATCAGGGCTGCAATGTTGAAAATGCAGCTTATAGCCCATGCAACTGCGCCGAGCGCACAGCTTTGTTCCGGGCGATTGCCGACGGCTGCGCGCCTCGCTCGTTCCAGGCGATTCTCGTTGTGGGCGATACGCCGGGACCAATCTCACCATGCGGCGTTTGCCGCCAAGTGCTGTCGGAGTTATGCAGGCCGGATATGCCTGTCATCATGACCAATCTGTCTGGCGCAAGCAGCGTTATGACGGTTGCCGAGCTGCTTCCGGGAGCTTTTTCAGTAGCAGATCTGGAGGATAGTCGCTCGAAGCAAGGGGAGGATACCGTCTAATGGCAGGACCGCAGAGCAAAAAAGGCTCCGGTGCAGCCGAAAAGAAATTCCGTTCCGGATTTGTCGGTATCGTGGGCCGACCTAATGTCGGCAAATCGACGCTAATGAACAAAATGATCGGCCAGAAAATCGCGATCATGTCGGACAAGCCACAGACGACGCGCAACAAAATCCATGGCGTTCTGACCCGTGATAATTCGCAAATTGTCTTCCTTGATACACCAGGCATTCACAAACCCAACTCAAAACTGGGCGATTATATGATCAAAGCGGCTGAAGGCGCGCTGTCCGAGGTTGAAGCCGTTCTGTTCCTCGTAGATGTAGCGGATGGGTTCGGCGGAGGAGATCGCTTTATCATCGAGCGGCTCAAGTCCGTAAAGACACCTGTTTTCTTGATTCTCAACAAAATTGATAAGATCGATGACGAAAAACTGATGCAGACCATTATCCAGTACAAGGATATGATGGATTTTGCAGAGATCATTCCGATCTCGGCGCTGCAAGGTAATAACATCGATACGCTGCTGAACCAGTTGGATCGCTATTTGCCGGAAGGGCCTCAATATTATCCTGCCGACCAAGTGACAGACCATCCGGAGCAGTTCGTATGTGCGGAAATGATCCGCGAAAAGATCCTGCAAAAGACGCGTGAGGAGATTCCGCATTCCATCGCCGTCACGATTGAGGATATGAAGGTGCAGGAAAATGGTGTTGTGCACATCGGAGCCGTCATTTATGTCGAGAGAGATTCCCAGAAGGGAATCATCATCGGCAAACAAGGCGCTTTACTCAAGGAAGTTGGCAGGGGGGCAAGGCGCGACATTGAAGCGCTGCTCGGCTCTAAGACGTTCCTGGAGTTGTGGGTGAAGGTCAAAAAAGACTGGCGAAACCAGGATCGGGTGCTTCGTGATCTCGGGTATCGTAACGAATAGATTCCTAGCGAAGGATTTCGCTTCTCGTTAATCTTTGCTTGGAGAGCGGTTTAGATCAATTCCCGCTTTTTGACAGCATAGCCGAGTCGGATTTATCGCATTCTAAAGAGGTCAGAACGCTGAGGCGTCTCCACTTTGAAAGCGAAAGGAAGATACGGCATGCGGGATTTTTCGTGGACCTATTTTGCGATGACCGGTGATGTAGAGTCGTTTTTGCTTTACAAGGAAGTGAATCAGCTTCGCATGGCGGGAAGCGCGGAAGCGGCGGCGGCAGCTGATGATGCAGGCGCAGATGAGCTTTCAGGCATGAGCCAGGAAGCTTTGCTGGTCTAGCTCCAACAGAAAGTTCCGTTTCTCCATGTTTCTATGCCCGTCCGGAGCGAATTAGCTCCGGACGTTTTGGCATTTAATCATGCTCGTCTAGCGAGCGGTTCCCTGTCCGGGACAGAGGGGGGAAACGCGTGATCTATCGCGTGGAAGGCATTGTCATACGCAGTATGGACTACGGGGAAGGCAACAAGATCGTAACTATCCTGACCGATACGGCAGGAAAGGTTGGCATTATGGCGCGCGGCGCCAAAAAGGTGCGCAGTCGGCATACCTCGTTAGTGCAGCCATTTACGCTAGGGGAATTCGTCTATTTCCGCAATGCAGGGCTCGGCCAACTCAATGCTGGCGAAATTCTGGAATCCAACCATCAGTTGCGGGAGGATATTGAGTTGTCTTCGTATGCGGCATATGCGGCCGAATTATGCGACCGGGCCTTTCAGGACGAGGAGGTCGGCGCCTACCTGTTCCATCAGCTGCGAGCTTGCTTCGATGCGCTTCGGGAAGGCAAGGAGCCCAGCATTGTCATCCATCTGTTTGAAATGAAAATTCTTGAAGCGGCAGGTTATGGGCCACAACTGGATAGTTGCGTAAGCTGTGGCTCGGACAGTGGACCGTTCAGGCTCAGTCCCGGCAGTGGAGGCATTTTATGCCGGCGCTGCTCGGGCCGCGACCCAGGAGCTTTGCCGCTTGAAGAAGGCGTGTTGAAGCTGCTTCGTCTTTTTTCGGCTATCGATATGCGGAGGCTCGGCTCGATTCAGGTTAAACCTCAGACGCGTGAGCAGTTGAAAGCGGCGCTTCGCGCGTTGATGGATACACATCTGGATATAAGGCTCAAAACGCGTGGTTTCCTGGATCAGTTGGATCGATTGTCGCTTCCTGCCATCGAGGCAGCCGGGCGAAGAAGGCAGCAAATGGAGGCTTCCGCGAGTGAATCCAGAATCGAATCCAGTCGGAACGAAATTCCTTCGACAGACATCACAAAGGAACTTGACGGCGATTCGGACGAAAAGTTGGACGAAGGACTTTAAGGGTCGGATGAAGAATTCAAAACACCAGATAAATGACTCCCAAAAACCAATTAATTCTAGTGTCCAGAAGGCTTATCCGACGCTTGACATCGTTATACATGGCCGCTACAATGGGGTAATATGCTCAAACGAACGATGATGGAGAAGGTAGTCTGCCCATTCTTTCCGTAAGATAGAATTCAGCGAGCCAGGGGCAGTGAGAGCCTGGCCGGACAGCGCAGACGAGAGGCACTCCGGAGTACGTGATTTCAGGAAAGCGGGCTTTCCGCCTGCGCCGACACGGCGACGGCTTCAGAGAGCCAAGTAGGGTGGAACCGCGGGAGATTACAAGCTCTCGTCCCTACGTCTGTGGAGCAGACGTAGGCGGCGGGGCTTTTTTGGTGTCTCCAGACCCTTCTCGTCTGATCCAGGTTCATGCCGGACCGACCGGTATACCCAGACAGATTCCTTTTAAGGAGAGTGGCCAAACATGAATTTTCAAGGCATGATTCTCACGCTGCAACAGTTTTGGGCCGAGCAGAACTGCATTCTGGTTCAGCCCTACGACGTTGAGAAGGGTGCGGGTACGATGAACCCGATGACCTTTTTGCGTTCCATCGGTCCCGAGCCATGGAATGTCGCTTATGTAGAGCCTTCACGTCGTCCGGCTGACGGACGCTACGGCGAGAACCCGAATCGACTTTATCAGCATCATCAGTTCCAGGTCATTCTCAAGCCGTCACCCGACAATATCCAAGAACTTTATTTGGAAAGTTTGAAGCGGCTGGGCATTGATCCACTGCATCATGACATCCGTTTTGTTGAGGATAACTGGGAAAATCCATCCCTCGGCTGTGCGGGCCTTGGCTGGGAAGTATGGCTTAATGGTATGGAAATTACACAGTTCACTTATTTCCAACAAGTCGGCGGTATTGAAACTAGTCCGGTCTCCGGTGAAATTACGTACGGTCTAGAGCGCCTCGCTTCTTATATTCAAGAGAAGGAAAATGTATTCGATCTTGAATGGGTAGAAGGCGTTACTTATGGCGATGTGTTCCTGCAGCCCGAATATGAGCATTCCAAATATACGTTTGAGATCAGTGATCCGGCGATGCTGTTCCAGCTCTTCTCGATGTATGAGGAGGAGGCACGCCGTGCGATGGAGCAGAACCTTGTGTTCCCTGCATACGATTATGTGCTCAAATGCTCCCATACGTTCAACCTGCTGGACGCGCGCGGAGCGATCAGTGTGACGGAACGGACAGGCTATATTACGCGTGTTCGCAATCTGGCTCGCTCTTGCGCGGCCACTTATTTGGAGGAGAGGGAACGTCTTGGATTCCCGCTGCTGAAGAAAGGAGTGGAGCAAAATGGCTAAGGATCTTCTGTTCGAGATCGGTCTTGAGGAAGTACCCGCTCGTTTCGTACGCTCTGCTGTGAATCAGCTGCAGGAGCGGGTTGTTAAGTGGCTGGATGAGTCACGCATTGCACATGGAGAGGTTAGAGCTTATGCAACGCCGCGCCGTCTCGCTATTTTGGCCGAAGCGGTCGAAGAGAAACAAGCCGACGTAAGCGAAGAGGTCAAAGGGCCTTCGCGCAAAATTGCGCAGGATGCCGAGGGCAACTGGAGCAAAGCGGCGCTTGGTTTCGCTCGCAGCCAAGGTGTGGAGCCGGAAGGGCTGTTCTTCAAAGAGTTGGCAGGCGTGGAATACGTTTATGCCAACAAGTCCAGCCTAGGTGTTGAGACTTCTGCTGTATTGGCGGATGGTCTGACTGGAATTCTGACTTCTATGACCTTCCCTAAAAATATGCGCTGGGGCTCGTATGAGCTGAAGTTTGTGCGTCCGATCAAATGGTTAATCGCGTTGTACGGCTCTGAAATCGTGCCGATGGAAATTGCAGGCGTAAAAAGCGGCAATGTAACGCGCGGCCATCGTTTCCTCGGTAAAGAAACAACGGTGCAGGAGCCGGCTGCTTATGTTGAGGCGTTGCGCGCTCAGCATGTCATCACCGACATTGCCGAGCGTGAGCAACTCATTGTGAAGGGCATCGAATCGCTGGCCAAAGAGCGCGGATGGACCATTACGATCAAGGATGATCTACTTGAGGAAGTTCTTTTCTTGGTCGAGACACCGACAGTGCTGTTCGGTTCCTTCGACCCGTCCTTCCTTGAAATTCCTCAGGAAGTGTTGATCACCTCGATGCGCGAGCATCAACGTTACTTCCCGGTGCTGGATGATGGGGGCAAGCTGCTGCCTTATTTTGTTACCGTACGGAACGGCAATGCTGTTTCTCTGGATAATGTAGCAAGGGGCAATGAGAAGGTGCTGCGCGCTCGCTTGTCGGACGCCAAATTCTTCTATGCGGAAGATCAGAAGCTGGCAATCGGCGATGCGCTGCAAAAGCTGGAAACGGTCGTTTACCATGAAGAGCTTGGCACGGTAGCCGATAAAGTGCGCCGCATCGTGAAGCTGACCGAAACTATCGCTGCTGCTGCCGGAACAGAACAGCAAGCAGCTCGCGATGCGGTACGTACCGCGGAGATTTGCAAGTTTGATCTAGTTACCCAAATGGTCTATGAATTCCCTGAGCTGCAAGGCATCATGGGCGAGGATTATGCGCGTAAGGCAGGAGAGGGCGAGGTAGTCGCTACTGCGATCAACGAGCATTATCAGCCGCGCTTCTCCGGCGATACCGCATCGGCTTCAGTGCCGGGCGCATTGGTCAGTCTGGCCGACAAGCTGGACACAATCGTTGGCTGCTTCTCAATTGGCATTATCCCGACCGGCTCGCAGGATCCTTATGCGCTTCGCAGACAGGCGGCTGGCATCGTACAAACGCTGATGACGCATCAGTTGCCTGTACGTCTATCCGAGTTATTCGATTTGGCGCTGGATGTGCATGAGCAGCGCGGGCTGAAACGCAGCCGCCAAGAAATTCGTAAAGAGCTTTATGATTTCTTTGCTCTTCGTCTCAAAAATGTACTGACCGAGCAAGGTAATCGTTATGATGTCATTGATGCCGCTTTGGCAGCGGGCTTCGACGATCTGAATCTCGCGGTGGAACGCGCCGCTATTCTTCTGGCCCGCGCGGCTGGACCGGAACGCGAGCAATTCAAATCCGTTGTTGACGCGCTGACGCGGACGGCAAATCTGGCAGCCAAAGCGGAGCCAGGGGTTGCTGTTGAAGCAAGCCTGCTGGAAGCGGACGCAGAAAAACGGCTTTTCGAAGCTTCCTCATTAGTAGGTCTGCAGTTCCGCCAAGCGATGGATTCCGGCGATGCAGATGCCGCATTGAACCGACTCACTGAGCTTCGTGAACCGATTACGGCATTTTTTGATTCGGTTATGGTCATGGCTGAGGATGAGGCTGTTCGTCGCAATCGACTGGCGCTGCTTGCTGGGATAGCGAGCAATGCTGCAGAATATGCG
This window contains:
- a CDS encoding probable rRNA maturation factor, translated to MSLTMDWSSEQDKMDIPAAWGQRLEQLLVLAGQAEGISEGEVAVTFVDDDRIHELNREYRGIDRPTDVLSFAMQEDGEDELGIVFEVEEENEELPFIEPLGDIIISVETAARQAEEYGHSLEREIGFLFVHGFLHLIGYDHQDAEAEAVMTAKQEAVLQQAGLTRS
- a CDS encoding glycyl-tRNA synthetase beta chain, which gives rise to MAKDLLFEIGLEEVPARFVRSAVNQLQERVVKWLDESRIAHGEVRAYATPRRLAILAEAVEEKQADVSEEVKGPSRKIAQDAEGNWSKAALGFARSQGVEPEGLFFKELAGVEYVYANKSSLGVETSAVLADGLTGILTSMTFPKNMRWGSYELKFVRPIKWLIALYGSEIVPMEIAGVKSGNVTRGHRFLGKETTVQEPAAYVEALRAQHVITDIAEREQLIVKGIESLAKERGWTITIKDDLLEEVLFLVETPTVLFGSFDPSFLEIPQEVLITSMREHQRYFPVLDDGGKLLPYFVTVRNGNAVSLDNVARGNEKVLRARLSDAKFFYAEDQKLAIGDALQKLETVVYHEELGTVADKVRRIVKLTETIAAAAGTEQQAARDAVRTAEICKFDLVTQMVYEFPELQGIMGEDYARKAGEGEVVATAINEHYQPRFSGDTASASVPGALVSLADKLDTIVGCFSIGIIPTGSQDPYALRRQAAGIVQTLMTHQLPVRLSELFDLALDVHEQRGLKRSRQEIRKELYDFFALRLKNVLTEQGNRYDVIDAALAAGFDDLNLAVERAAILLARAAGPEREQFKSVVDALTRTANLAAKAEPGVAVEASLLEADAEKRLFEASSLVGLQFRQAMDSGDADAALNRLTELREPITAFFDSVMVMAEDEAVRRNRLALLAGIASNAAEYADFSKLVWS
- a CDS encoding glycyl-tRNA synthetase alpha chain, whose amino-acid sequence is MNFQGMILTLQQFWAEQNCILVQPYDVEKGAGTMNPMTFLRSIGPEPWNVAYVEPSRRPADGRYGENPNRLYQHHQFQVILKPSPDNIQELYLESLKRLGIDPLHHDIRFVEDNWENPSLGCAGLGWEVWLNGMEITQFTYFQQVGGIETSPVSGEITYGLERLASYIQEKENVFDLEWVEGVTYGDVFLQPEYEHSKYTFEISDPAMLFQLFSMYEEEARRAMEQNLVFPAYDYVLKCSHTFNLLDARGAISVTERTGYITRVRNLARSCAATYLEERERLGFPLLKKGVEQNG
- a CDS encoding undecaprenol kinase, which gives rise to MGFMRSLSLAWSGILHAVRTERHMKVHLTAAVAVTALGAILDLSSLEWAALVFAMGLVFVAELVNTAIERAVDLASGGERHPLAKQAKDASAGAVLVCAVVAVIIGFLVLGPPLWRLLTT
- a CDS encoding DNA replication and repair protein RecO — its product is MIYRVEGIVIRSMDYGEGNKIVTILTDTAGKVGIMARGAKKVRSRHTSLVQPFTLGEFVYFRNAGLGQLNAGEILESNHQLREDIELSSYAAYAAELCDRAFQDEEVGAYLFHQLRACFDALREGKEPSIVIHLFEMKILEAAGYGPQLDSCVSCGSDSGPFRLSPGSGGILCRRCSGRDPGALPLEEGVLKLLRLFSAIDMRRLGSIQVKPQTREQLKAALRALMDTHLDIRLKTRGFLDQLDRLSLPAIEAAGRRRQQMEASASESRIESSRNEIPSTDITKELDGDSDEKLDEGL
- a CDS encoding GTP-binding protein Era; translation: MAGPQSKKGSGAAEKKFRSGFVGIVGRPNVGKSTLMNKMIGQKIAIMSDKPQTTRNKIHGVLTRDNSQIVFLDTPGIHKPNSKLGDYMIKAAEGALSEVEAVLFLVDVADGFGGGDRFIIERLKSVKTPVFLILNKIDKIDDEKLMQTIIQYKDMMDFAEIIPISALQGNNIDTLLNQLDRYLPEGPQYYPADQVTDHPEQFVCAEMIREKILQKTREEIPHSIAVTIEDMKVQENGVVHIGAVIYVERDSQKGIIIGKQGALLKEVGRGARRDIEALLGSKTFLELWVKVKKDWRNQDRVLRDLGYRNE
- a CDS encoding YqzL-like protein, with product MRDFSWTYFAMTGDVESFLLYKEVNQLRMAGSAEAAAAADDAGADELSGMSQEALLV
- a CDS encoding cytidine deaminase, which translates into the protein MSVNNHLEQLALQLAEPAREAMRRAYVPYSHFQVGAALLDEHGHIHQGCNVENAAYSPCNCAERTALFRAIADGCAPRSFQAILVVGDTPGPISPCGVCRQVLSELCRPDMPVIMTNLSGASSVMTVAELLPGAFSVADLEDSRSKQGEDTV